One region of Hydrogenobaculum sp. Y04AAS1 genomic DNA includes:
- the purF gene encoding amidophosphoribosyltransferase — MCGVFGVYLNEEETLDFPKAATFAYFGIYALQHRGQESAGICSYYEDDIKRVANKGLVLEAISKEELKNLKGKVAISHVRYSTAGGDSAQNIQPIVRESKRFGKVAVVHNGNLTNYNFLRRLLVANEVELKCSSDTEVFLGLLDVVEKDASINAHMLDEELIPYLVSVLKLVEGAYSILMIINGKLIAARDPLGFRPLLMGRRQDAIVFASETCAFDIIEADYWREIKPGEITIVDENGIRTYFFAKSPKPKKCIFEHVYFARPDSFIFSEYSYNVRKKMGMELAKEDDITPDIVIPVPDSGMPAAIGYSQYKNIPYEMGLVRNHYIGRTFIAPTQDIRNLSVLMKLNPNKGIIKDKSIVVIDDSIVRGTTSKRIVNLLKEAGAKEVHMRIASPPVIGPCYYGIDTPTKEELMASHMSVEDIRRFIGADSLKYLSLEGLMRSVQEPDSFCDACFTDNYPVEVKL, encoded by the coding sequence ATGTGCGGTGTTTTTGGCGTTTATTTGAACGAAGAGGAAACTTTAGATTTCCCAAAGGCAGCAACGTTTGCTTACTTTGGTATATACGCTCTGCAGCATAGAGGCCAAGAGAGCGCTGGTATATGCTCTTATTATGAGGATGATATTAAAAGAGTTGCTAACAAAGGCCTTGTGCTGGAGGCCATTTCCAAAGAAGAGTTAAAAAATTTAAAAGGTAAGGTAGCTATATCTCACGTTAGATATTCTACTGCTGGTGGTGATTCTGCTCAAAATATTCAACCTATAGTTAGAGAAAGTAAAAGGTTTGGAAAAGTGGCTGTAGTTCATAACGGAAACCTTACAAACTATAACTTTCTAAGAAGGCTTCTTGTTGCAAACGAAGTGGAGTTAAAATGCTCTTCTGATACAGAGGTGTTTTTAGGGCTTTTAGATGTAGTAGAAAAAGATGCATCTATAAATGCTCATATGTTGGATGAAGAGCTTATACCCTATCTTGTTAGTGTTTTAAAGCTTGTGGAGGGAGCTTATAGCATACTTATGATAATAAACGGTAAGCTTATAGCCGCTAGGGATCCTCTTGGTTTTAGGCCACTTTTGATGGGGAGACGTCAAGACGCTATCGTATTTGCCTCTGAGACTTGTGCTTTTGATATTATAGAAGCGGATTATTGGCGTGAGATAAAGCCTGGGGAAATCACTATAGTAGATGAAAATGGTATAAGAACTTACTTTTTTGCTAAAAGCCCAAAACCAAAAAAATGCATCTTTGAGCATGTATATTTTGCAAGACCTGATAGCTTTATATTTTCTGAATACTCTTACAACGTTAGAAAGAAAATGGGTATGGAACTTGCTAAAGAGGACGATATAACTCCAGATATAGTGATTCCAGTGCCGGATTCTGGTATGCCAGCAGCCATAGGATATAGCCAATACAAGAATATTCCCTACGAAATGGGACTTGTTAGAAATCACTATATAGGAAGGACATTTATAGCTCCTACTCAAGATATTAGAAATCTAAGCGTTTTGATGAAGCTAAATCCAAACAAAGGTATTATAAAGGATAAAAGCATAGTGGTGATAGATGATTCTATTGTAAGGGGGACTACCTCAAAGCGTATAGTAAACCTTTTAAAAGAAGCCGGAGCCAAAGAAGTACATATGAGGATAGCTTCTCCACCAGTTATAGGGCCTTGTTATTACGGTATAGACACGCCCACAAAAGAAGAGCTTATGGCAAGCCATATGTCTGTGGAAGATATAAGAAGGTTTATAGGAGCCGATTCTTTAAAATATTTATCCTTAGAAGGGCTTATGAGGTCTGTTCAAGAACCAGATTCTTTTTGTGATGCTTGCTTTACAGACAATTACCCTGTAGAGGTAAAGCTATGA
- a CDS encoding Rpn family recombination-promoting nuclease/putative transposase translates to MDIQPHDSFFKQIFSDPKRVKLLLDIFAKDVAKSINSISLVNTEKFSSKFQKFMLDLLFSCKVKDQDAYIRIVLEHKSYLDKELPVQLSYYNSAIWEEAIKGKEYYPPIINIVFYHGKGEWNIPTSLPVLEDQNLEKYVSKLNYILIDLNQISDEDIISETYQDLCAQWAMLAMKHIFDSIKGFIKVLELIADYIKTHDYIEKSHCIFIVLDYIVSVKDNPEEVESILKELTGGDKKVMTLTEKWMMEGLQKGLIKAKKDDVKSAILIKFGVLPKELEEKIETTDDIKVLDEMFKKVILASKIEEIL, encoded by the coding sequence ATGGATATACAACCACACGATTCATTTTTTAAGCAGATATTTTCTGATCCTAAGAGAGTAAAATTGCTTCTTGATATCTTTGCTAAAGATGTAGCTAAAAGTATAAACTCTATAAGCTTAGTAAATACAGAAAAGTTTTCTTCTAAATTTCAAAAGTTTATGCTTGATTTACTTTTTAGCTGCAAGGTAAAAGATCAAGATGCTTATATAAGGATTGTACTTGAACATAAATCTTATCTTGATAAAGAACTACCAGTTCAGCTTTCTTACTATAACAGTGCTATCTGGGAAGAGGCTATAAAAGGAAAAGAGTATTATCCTCCTATTATCAATATTGTTTTTTACCATGGAAAAGGTGAATGGAATATACCCACATCTTTACCAGTATTAGAAGACCAAAACTTAGAAAAATATGTATCTAAACTAAATTATATACTTATAGATCTAAATCAAATATCTGATGAAGATATTATAAGTGAGACATACCAAGATCTTTGCGCACAATGGGCTATGCTTGCAATGAAGCATATATTTGATAGCATAAAAGGCTTTATAAAAGTACTTGAGCTTATAGCTGATTATATCAAAACCCACGATTATATAGAAAAATCTCATTGCATATTTATAGTACTTGATTATATTGTATCTGTGAAGGATAACCCTGAAGAGGTTGAAAGTATTTTAAAAGAACTAACAGGAGGTGATAAGAAGGTTATGACACTAACAGAAAAGTGGATGATGGAAGGATTACAAAAAGGGTTAATTAAGGCTAAAAAAGATGACGTTAAGAGCGCTATCCTTATCAAGTTTGGAGTACTGCCAAAAGAGCTTGAAGAGAAGATAGAAACCACAGACGATATAAAAGTTTTAGATGAGATGTTTAAGAAGGTGATACTTGCTAGTAAGATTGAAGAGATTTTATAA
- a CDS encoding DUF2905 domain-containing protein codes for MNEFAKLLIIFGFILIGFGLLIMVFGKLNIPIGRLPGDIVYKNGNFVFYFPLMSSIILSILLTILLNILFRR; via the coding sequence ATGAACGAATTTGCAAAACTCCTAATAATATTTGGTTTTATACTCATTGGTTTCGGGCTTTTGATAATGGTATTTGGAAAATTAAACATACCAATTGGAAGGCTTCCGGGAGATATTGTTTATAAAAATGGAAACTTTGTGTTTTACTTTCCTTTAATGAGCTCTATAATTTTAAGTATTTTACTAACAATATTGTTAAATATTCTTTTTAGAAGATAA
- the cutA gene encoding divalent-cation tolerance protein CutA yields the protein MGSNYAVVLITTPKDKAKDIAKFIVEQKLGACVNIISGVESIYWWKGEIETSEESLLIVKTLKEKIVLLIEKVKAIHPYTVPEIVSLNIESGIESYLKWIEDSIG from the coding sequence ATGGGATCAAACTATGCAGTAGTTTTAATCACAACACCAAAAGATAAAGCAAAGGATATTGCTAAGTTTATAGTAGAACAAAAGCTTGGGGCTTGCGTTAACATAATAAGCGGTGTGGAGTCTATATACTGGTGGAAAGGAGAGATCGAAACCTCAGAAGAATCTCTTCTTATTGTAAAAACCCTAAAAGAAAAGATTGTGCTTTTGATAGAAAAGGTAAAAGCTATTCACCCATACACAGTACCAGAGATTGTATCACTTAACATAGAATCTGGTATAGAGTCTTACCTAAAATGGATAGAAGACTCAATTGGATAG
- the kdsA gene encoding 3-deoxy-8-phosphooctulonate synthase: MEKKFLIIAGPCVIESYELCFEVASHLKEFSLKYKEFDFVFKASFDKANRTSVNSYRGPGLEKGLEILKRIKEEFSMPVTTDVHETYQVKPVAEVVDIIQIPAFLCRQTDLLLAAAETGKSVNVKKGQFLAPWDTKYIIDKLKSKNKDATFYLTERGSSFGYNNLVVDMRSLPIMRQYAKVIFDATHSVQLPGGAGGSSSGQREFVPYLIRAAVAVGVDGVFMETHPNPEKALSDGPNSIPLKDLEGILIQIKAIKQALDDINQS, translated from the coding sequence ATGGAAAAGAAATTTCTTATAATAGCTGGTCCTTGTGTAATAGAGTCTTATGAGCTTTGCTTTGAAGTGGCCTCTCATTTAAAAGAGTTTTCTTTAAAGTATAAGGAGTTTGATTTTGTATTTAAGGCTTCTTTTGATAAGGCCAATAGAACATCTGTAAACTCTTATAGAGGGCCTGGTCTTGAAAAAGGTCTCGAGATTTTAAAAAGAATAAAAGAAGAATTTTCTATGCCAGTTACCACGGATGTGCATGAAACTTATCAAGTAAAACCTGTGGCAGAGGTGGTGGATATCATTCAAATACCGGCTTTTTTATGTAGGCAAACGGATTTACTTCTTGCCGCTGCAGAAACTGGTAAAAGTGTGAACGTTAAAAAAGGACAATTTTTAGCTCCCTGGGACACTAAGTATATAATAGATAAGCTAAAATCAAAAAACAAAGACGCTACATTTTATCTTACAGAAAGAGGTTCCTCCTTTGGCTATAACAACCTTGTAGTGGACATGAGATCGCTACCTATTATGAGACAGTATGCAAAAGTTATATTTGATGCTACTCACAGCGTCCAGCTTCCTGGTGGTGCAGGTGGGTCTTCTTCAGGTCAAAGGGAATTTGTGCCGTATCTTATAAGGGCTGCTGTGGCAGTGGGCGTAGACGGGGTTTTTATGGAAACGCATCCAAATCCAGAAAAGGCGCTGTCCGATGGTCCAAATTCCATACCTTTGAAAGATTTAGAGGGCATTTTGATTCAAATAAAAGCCATAAAACAAGCTTTAGATGATATAAACCAAAGTTAA
- a CDS encoding epoxyqueuosine reductase QueH, with the protein MKGLVHICCAPDSIYFLEKLKNDYKDYEWIGFFYDPNIHPKTEYDLRLVETKRVCEKLGIPLIEGKYDDDAWLLAVEGLEKEPEKGKRCEVCFDIRLKESFEIARSLDAKAITTTLLMSPKKSINQINYVASIFSKEYGIDFISVDYRKGGGVQIMHELTKLNEIYSQDYCGCIHGLFNQKPDTELFMWAKISPGSKEELLFIKSIRLLAESMGFYTKEINFSFLGWDLLNGYIFVDDEPIPSYIRYYSKPTNGVVKANIDFSISKEDVLYLTKQNVKIIFSKEFVANKDVSPCFIVDEEYKEKLLNAKKIKAHIKSELSYKDSSILIISKSPIKDISSIKAYKTYEGYFDKPSFDVEDIILNLKEDEAVCFVGAFEMGGFEKLTEFFDGKEISYNSWSLCNRVL; encoded by the coding sequence ATGAAAGGACTTGTTCATATATGTTGTGCACCAGATAGTATATACTTTTTAGAAAAGCTAAAAAACGATTACAAAGACTACGAATGGATAGGATTTTTCTACGATCCAAACATACATCCTAAAACAGAGTATGATTTGAGGCTAGTAGAAACAAAAAGAGTGTGTGAGAAGCTAGGTATACCGCTTATAGAAGGAAAATATGACGACGATGCATGGCTTTTGGCGGTAGAAGGTCTTGAAAAAGAACCAGAAAAGGGTAAGCGCTGTGAAGTTTGTTTTGATATAAGATTAAAAGAGTCTTTTGAGATTGCAAGAAGTTTAGATGCTAAAGCTATTACCACTACGCTTTTGATGAGTCCAAAAAAAAGTATAAATCAAATAAATTATGTAGCTTCTATCTTTTCTAAGGAGTACGGTATAGATTTTATAAGCGTAGATTATAGAAAGGGTGGTGGGGTTCAGATAATGCACGAGCTTACAAAACTAAACGAAATATACTCCCAAGATTATTGCGGATGCATACATGGGCTTTTTAATCAAAAACCAGATACAGAGCTTTTTATGTGGGCAAAGATTAGCCCTGGTTCCAAAGAAGAGCTTCTTTTTATAAAAAGTATTAGGCTTTTAGCAGAGTCAATGGGATTTTATACAAAAGAGATAAACTTTAGCTTCTTAGGTTGGGATTTACTTAATGGGTATATCTTTGTAGATGATGAGCCAATCCCTTCTTACATAAGGTATTATTCAAAACCTACCAACGGTGTTGTGAAGGCAAATATAGATTTTTCTATTTCAAAAGAAGATGTTTTATACCTTACGAAACAAAATGTAAAAATAATCTTTTCAAAAGAGTTTGTGGCAAACAAAGATGTTTCACCGTGTTTTATAGTAGATGAGGAGTATAAAGAAAAACTTCTCAACGCCAAAAAGATAAAAGCACATATAAAATCAGAGCTTTCTTATAAAGATTCCAGTATTTTGATAATCTCTAAAAGCCCTATAAAAGATATATCTAGTATAAAAGCTTACAAAACCTATGAAGGATACTTTGATAAACCAAGTTTTGATGTAGAGGATATAATTTTAAACTTAAAAGAGGATGAAGCCGTTTGTTTTGTAGGGGCTTTTGAGATGGGTGGTTTTGAAAAACTTACGGAGTTTTTTGATGGAAAAGAAATTTCTTATAATAGCTGGTCCTTGTGTAATAGAGTCTTATGA
- a CDS encoding DUF354 domain-containing protein: protein MIWFDIVTPKAALFFSPIIRKFDSQGEHVLITTRKSEGYEEIVELLDMLNIPYEVVGGFGGGTLNGKLHASIERMYQMTKVLDKYNPDIMVSICSVDANRVAYGLSIPIVNFYDIPLSDYKYDFKKALPQARLTLPLSTVALKPFVVPDEIFYRFALEKDQVYTYDFIDPLIWLYDFKPDINYVKDVMKIPLDKPIIVVREEEFKASYVMKKYSLLYDGLLELKDKIDATFVIIPRYEAEPLKELFDFAIILEKKYKIQHLLAYASLFIGGGGTINLEATYFGTPVISTRSFISHYDKYVVDVGLMKWVNDKDSLVNTALKLIGKRFDELAQNVWGSMKVDLDFLTDTILKAKDLKRY from the coding sequence ATGATATGGTTTGATATAGTAACACCTAAAGCAGCCCTTTTTTTTAGTCCCATAATAAGAAAATTTGATAGCCAAGGGGAGCATGTTTTAATTACCACCAGAAAATCAGAAGGCTATGAGGAGATTGTAGAGCTTCTTGATATGCTTAATATCCCTTACGAAGTTGTAGGGGGATTTGGGGGTGGTACCCTAAACGGCAAGCTTCATGCGAGCATAGAAAGAATGTATCAAATGACAAAAGTTCTTGATAAGTACAATCCAGATATTATGGTAAGCATATGCTCTGTGGATGCCAACAGAGTTGCTTACGGGCTTAGTATACCTATAGTAAATTTTTACGATATACCTTTATCTGATTATAAGTATGATTTTAAAAAAGCTCTACCTCAGGCAAGGCTTACGCTTCCTCTTTCTACTGTGGCCCTAAAGCCTTTTGTAGTGCCAGATGAGATATTTTATAGGTTTGCTTTGGAAAAAGATCAGGTTTACACATACGATTTCATAGATCCTTTGATATGGCTTTATGATTTTAAACCAGATATAAACTATGTAAAGGATGTAATGAAGATACCTTTAGATAAACCTATTATAGTGGTAAGGGAAGAGGAGTTTAAAGCCTCTTACGTGATGAAAAAATACAGCCTTTTGTATGATGGGCTTTTAGAATTAAAAGATAAAATAGATGCAACGTTTGTAATAATACCAAGGTACGAGGCAGAGCCCTTAAAAGAGCTTTTTGATTTTGCCATCATATTAGAAAAAAAATACAAGATACAGCATCTTCTTGCATACGCATCTTTGTTTATCGGAGGTGGTGGTACCATAAACCTTGAAGCCACTTACTTTGGAACACCTGTTATATCCACAAGAAGCTTTATAAGTCATTACGATAAGTATGTGGTGGATGTGGGGCTTATGAAATGGGTAAACGACAAAGACTCTTTGGTAAATACCGCTTTAAAGCTTATAGGAAAACGCTTCGATGAGCTTGCTCAAAACGTTTGGGGTTCTATGAAGGTGGATTTAGATTTTCTAACAGATACTATTTTAAAAGCCAAAGACCTAAAAAGATATTGA
- the asnB gene encoding asparagine synthase (glutamine-hydrolyzing), giving the protein MCGILGLFGNPASLPRSKSIDTNLFKKALDKIAHRGPDAHGIYQNEDIIFGHRRLSIIDLSPLGNQPMVDEETGDKGSTVNVIVFNGEIYNFKSIRDFLISKGINFNSSSDTEVLLKAYRYFGVEVLSKLRGMFSFCIYDADKKSLFFARDRFGKKPFYYAFIKDNFLFSSEIKALLEFFDKTPLPDKDSMADYFRYLAPSYGKTMYEGIYKLPPSCFGILDKNGLSIKEYYNPLDYLSKSYQNEDQILKDIENKLIESIELRLVGDVEVASLLSGGLDSSFVSALYSKIAKETFGKNINTFSIGYSEYEHYSELDWALKVSKFIGSSHHPININSKDFIEKIDEVVYFLDEPINDPATLPTYVISSYIKQNGIKVALSGEGSDELFFGYDLYYKYLNYEDISKSLKKPHKELILESLSDKNLDVADLWDVADLSKASELLKRALKDEIIFRTIGECFTNDELKRFLRFSYESDNIELFSKRFEPFSHHHISIWYYFVDMYMWIGEVLMMKVDKMAMAHSVELRAPMLDHELHQLVLNVDPALRISNQNKHLLKKIAIKYLPEEIVYRRKKGFSYPFIEWFYKEKKNFLEDWLKINKEHGFFDEGFLRFLYENGNSKAYKHHVWAVEIFNRWFKKTYLSN; this is encoded by the coding sequence ATGTGTGGTATATTGGGACTTTTTGGAAATCCAGCAAGTCTGCCACGGTCTAAATCCATAGATACAAATCTTTTTAAAAAAGCTTTAGATAAAATAGCTCATAGAGGACCAGATGCTCATGGTATCTACCAAAACGAAGATATCATATTTGGCCATAGAAGACTTTCTATCATAGATTTATCGCCTTTGGGCAATCAGCCTATGGTGGATGAAGAAACAGGCGACAAGGGTTCCACGGTTAATGTTATCGTTTTTAACGGAGAGATCTATAATTTTAAATCCATAAGGGATTTTTTAATATCAAAAGGAATAAACTTTAACTCATCTTCGGACACCGAAGTGCTTTTAAAAGCTTATAGATATTTTGGTGTAGAGGTCCTTAGCAAGCTAAGAGGTATGTTTTCTTTTTGTATATACGATGCAGATAAAAAATCTCTCTTTTTTGCAAGGGATAGGTTTGGTAAAAAACCCTTTTATTATGCTTTTATAAAAGATAACTTTTTATTTTCATCGGAGATAAAAGCACTGCTTGAGTTTTTTGACAAAACGCCACTTCCAGATAAAGATTCTATGGCAGATTATTTTAGATATTTGGCCCCTTCTTATGGAAAGACTATGTATGAGGGTATATATAAGCTTCCTCCTTCTTGTTTTGGGATTTTAGATAAAAATGGGCTTAGTATAAAAGAGTATTACAATCCCCTTGATTATCTTTCTAAAAGCTATCAAAACGAAGATCAAATACTAAAAGATATAGAAAATAAGCTTATAGAATCTATTGAGCTTAGGCTTGTGGGAGATGTGGAAGTGGCATCGCTTCTTTCTGGAGGTCTTGATTCTTCTTTTGTAAGCGCTTTGTATTCAAAGATCGCCAAAGAAACATTTGGTAAAAATATAAACACATTTTCTATAGGGTACAGCGAGTATGAGCACTACAGCGAGCTTGATTGGGCTTTGAAAGTTTCAAAGTTTATTGGATCAAGCCATCATCCTATCAACATAAACTCAAAGGATTTTATAGAGAAAATAGATGAGGTGGTTTATTTTTTAGATGAGCCTATAAACGATCCTGCCACTTTGCCCACATACGTTATATCTTCTTACATCAAACAAAACGGTATAAAAGTTGCTCTTTCTGGAGAGGGTTCTGATGAGCTATTTTTTGGATACGATCTTTATTATAAGTATCTAAACTATGAAGATATCTCTAAAAGCCTAAAAAAACCTCATAAAGAACTTATATTAGAATCACTTTCAGACAAGAATTTGGACGTGGCAGACTTGTGGGACGTGGCAGACTTGTCTAAAGCATCGGAGCTTTTAAAAAGAGCTTTAAAAGATGAGATTATCTTTAGGACTATAGGGGAGTGTTTTACAAACGATGAGCTTAAAAGGTTTTTAAGATTTTCTTATGAGAGTGATAATATTGAGCTATTTTCAAAAAGATTTGAGCCTTTTTCTCATCATCATATATCTATATGGTATTACTTTGTAGATATGTATATGTGGATAGGGGAAGTGCTTATGATGAAAGTGGATAAAATGGCTATGGCTCATTCTGTAGAACTAAGAGCACCTATGCTTGATCATGAACTTCATCAGCTTGTGTTAAATGTAGATCCAGCACTTCGTATATCAAACCAAAACAAACACCTTCTTAAGAAAATAGCTATAAAATATCTACCAGAAGAGATAGTGTATAGAAGGAAAAAGGGATTTTCTTATCCATTTATAGAATGGTTTTACAAAGAAAAGAAAAACTTTTTGGAAGATTGGCTTAAGATAAACAAAGAACATGGATTTTTTGATGAAGGGTTTTTGAGATTTTTATATGAAAATGGTAATTCAAAAGCTTACAAACACCACGTCTGGGCGGTGGAGATATTTAATAGATGGTTTAAGAAAACTTATCTATCCAATTGA